A window of the Lolium perenne isolate Kyuss_39 chromosome 7, Kyuss_2.0, whole genome shotgun sequence genome harbors these coding sequences:
- the LOC127314235 gene encoding glycosyltransferase BC10, with the protein MLWGETKPMLKPSRSGAGGDDTGDYFAQAPRKAGSADWWSTGLLKLVTAMVIFMAGVVIGLSVSANVSRYYYNSHTELFFPAATYSSGACDRRGASGDCGPGFRAFVHPPTLAHSMTDDELFWRATLVPAADEFPFQRVPKVAFLFMTRGPLPFAPLWEKFFRGHQGLFSVYVHTIPDYKLNVSKASPFYGRQIPSEEVSWGSITLVDAEKRLLANALLDYSNERFVLLSESCIPVFNFPTVYEYLINSEQSFVESYNIDTPQSAGRYNRRMAPHILAEQWRKGSEWFELNRELAVRVVADYKYYSIFRKHCRPSCYPDEHYIPTYLHLFHGALNANRTITWVDWSRGGPHPARYGAGNINVEFIKAIRNNGTQCTYNSKHTSVCYLFARKFAPSALGPLMNLTSTVLDF; encoded by the exons atgTTGTGGGGTGAGACGAAGCCGATGCTCAAGCCATCCCgctccggcgccggcggcgacGACACCGGCGACTACTTCGCGCAGGCCCCACGGAAGGCCGGGAGCGCCGACTGGTGGTCCACCGGCCTGCTCAAGCTCGTCACGGCGATGGTCATCTTCATGGCGGGGGTGGTCATCGGCCTCTCCGTGAGCGCCAACGTGTCGCGCTACTACTACAACTCGCACACGGAGCTCTTCTTCCCGGCGGCCACCTACAGCAGCGGCGCCTGCGACCGGCGCGGGGCCTCGGGCGACTGCGGGCCGGGGTTCCGCGCCTTCGTGCACCCGCCCACGCTCGCGCACTCCATGACGGACGACGAGCTCTTCTGGCGCGCCACGCTCGTGCCGGCCGCCGACGAGTTCCCCTTCCAGCGCGTGCCCAAGGTCGCCTTCCTCTTCATGACCCGGGGGCCGCTCCCCTTCGCGCCGCTCTGGGAGAAGTTCTTTAGAGGGCACCAGGGGCTGTTCTCTGTGTATGTGCACACCATACCGGATTACAAGCTTAACGTCTCCAAGGCGTCCCCGTTCTACGGGCGGCAGATCCCCAGCGAG GAAGTGTCTTGGGGATCGATAACCCTGGTGGACGCGGAGAAGCGGCTGCTGGCCAACGCCTTGCTGGACTACTCCAACGAGCGCTTCGTGCTGCTCTCGGAGAGCTGCATCCCGGTGTTCAACTTCCCGACCGTCTACGAGTACCTCATCAACTCGGAGCAGAGCTTCGTCGAGTCCTACAACATCGACACCCCTCAGAGCGCCGGCCGCTACAACCGCCGGATGGCGCCCCACATCCTGGCCGAGCAGTGGAGGAAAGGGTCGGAGTGGTTCGAGCTCAACCGTGAGTTGGCCGTGCGCGTGGTGGCCGACTACAAGTACTACTCCATCTTCAGGAAGCACTGCAGGCCGTCTTGCTACCCCGACGAGCATTACATACCGACCTATCTCCATCTGTTCCACGGGGCGCTCAACGCCAACAGGACCATCACATGGGTGGATTGGTCGAGAGGAGGCCCGCATCCAGCGAGATACGGTGCTGGGAACATCAATGTGGAGTTCATCAAGGCCATCAGGAACAATGGTACCCAGTGCACTTATAACTCGAAGCATACTTCTGTCTGCTACCTCTTCGCCAGGAAGTTCGCCCCTAGCGCTCTGGGGCCGTTGATGAACCTCACTTCGACCGTGCTGGACTTCTGA